The Geothrix sp. genome window below encodes:
- the era gene encoding GTPase Era, with translation MADHSGTGPNRRHATLAIIGLPNAGKSTLLNALLGQKLAATSQIPQTTRTKVLGVMDRGEVQLAFLDTPGIHLPKHALNERMMAHVDQALEEADMLLWVVDADDYLGTGEHALAKRLRKLGRPTYLLLNKIDLLSKGRLLEKIATYKDLLPFKEIVPIGAKMGLNLDPLWTILERDATQPGWPYGEEVFTDQTERSLASEFIREKVLRKTREEVPHGVAVLIEQWLEPGQEDYPEDLGPEGVFIAARILVDRDGHRKILLGSGGEMIKDIRQSAQRELKRLLQRPVRLELFVKVDEGWRDRPERLDRLSI, from the coding sequence GTGGCTGACCATTCCGGCACGGGCCCGAACCGGCGCCACGCGACCCTCGCCATCATCGGCCTCCCCAATGCCGGCAAGTCCACCCTGCTGAACGCCCTGCTGGGCCAGAAGCTGGCCGCCACCAGCCAGATTCCCCAGACCACCCGCACCAAGGTGCTGGGGGTCATGGACCGCGGCGAGGTGCAGCTGGCCTTCCTCGACACGCCGGGCATCCACCTGCCCAAGCACGCCCTCAATGAACGCATGATGGCTCATGTGGACCAGGCCCTCGAGGAAGCCGACATGCTCCTCTGGGTGGTGGATGCGGACGACTACCTCGGCACCGGGGAGCATGCCCTGGCCAAGCGCCTGCGCAAGCTGGGCCGGCCGACCTACCTGCTGCTGAACAAGATCGACCTGCTGTCCAAGGGGCGCCTGCTGGAGAAGATCGCCACCTACAAGGATCTGCTCCCCTTCAAGGAGATCGTCCCCATCGGCGCGAAGATGGGTCTGAACCTCGATCCCCTCTGGACGATCCTGGAGCGGGATGCGACCCAGCCCGGCTGGCCCTACGGCGAGGAGGTCTTCACAGACCAGACCGAACGGTCCCTGGCCTCGGAGTTCATCCGGGAGAAGGTGCTGCGCAAGACCCGAGAGGAAGTGCCCCATGGCGTGGCCGTGCTCATCGAGCAGTGGCTGGAGCCGGGCCAGGAGGATTACCCCGAGGATCTGGGCCCTGAAGGCGTCTTCATCGCCGCGCGCATCCTGGTGGACCGCGATGGGCACCGCAAGATCCTCCTGGGCAGCGGCGGCGAGATGATCAAGGACATCCGCCAGAGCGCCCAGCGCGAGCTGAAGAGACTGCTCCAGCGCCCCGTGAGGCTGGAGCTCTTCGTCAAGGTCGATGAGGGCTGGCGGGATCGGCCCGAGCGGCTGGACCGGCTCTCGATCTGA
- a CDS encoding ElyC/SanA/YdcF family protein yields MPISAFLHRCWLHRWALLLALALPLLGDLLWTLGRFPAMHHQQIYRAEALPPVGGPVLVLGAGVYGDGEPTSILEGRLRTALELYRSGKIRWFLVSGDNRHPSYNEPQAMRRWLVKQGVPPTRIVSDYAGLRTWDSLRRAQVVFGQPQVVIVTSDFHLPRALYLADRMGLQAWGVPASTEDRPVGNRLRYWIREYIARHRALWDAWFPPDARLGPREPTPDDWDPPK; encoded by the coding sequence ATGCCGATCTCCGCCTTCCTTCATCGCTGCTGGCTGCACCGATGGGCCCTGCTGCTGGCCCTGGCGCTCCCTCTCCTGGGAGACTTGCTCTGGACCCTCGGAAGGTTCCCGGCCATGCATCACCAGCAGATCTACCGGGCCGAGGCCCTTCCACCCGTGGGGGGCCCCGTTCTGGTGCTGGGGGCCGGGGTGTACGGGGACGGCGAACCCACCTCGATCCTGGAGGGTCGGCTCCGCACGGCCCTGGAACTCTACCGCTCCGGCAAGATCCGATGGTTCCTGGTCTCCGGCGACAACCGACACCCCTCCTACAACGAACCCCAGGCCATGCGACGCTGGCTCGTGAAACAGGGCGTCCCCCCGACCCGCATCGTCAGCGACTATGCCGGGCTCCGGACCTGGGACAGCCTGAGGCGTGCCCAGGTGGTTTTCGGGCAGCCGCAGGTGGTCATCGTCACCTCGGACTTCCACCTGCCCCGGGCTCTCTATCTGGCGGATCGCATGGGCCTCCAGGCCTGGGGGGTGCCCGCCTCCACAGAGGATCGCCCCGTCGGGAACCGTCTCCGCTACTGGATCCGGGAGTACATCGCCCGCCACCGGGCGCTCTGGGACGCCTGGTTCCCCCCCGACGCCCGGCTGGGCCCCCGGGAACCGACGCCCGATGATTGGGATCCGCCCAAGTGA
- a CDS encoding ABC transporter ATP-binding protein, with protein sequence MTDAPLIRLTDITKVYQMGDMEVRALDGVSMEIHRGEYVAIMGPSGSGKSTMMNVIGCLDTPTTGTYELNGKLASAMTDDNLAQIRNEEIGFVFQTFNLLARTTSLQNVELPLIYAGKTPVERHQMALKALENVGLGTRSDHMPNQLSGGQRQRVAIARALVNNPSILLADEPTGALDSKTSIEIMALFEDLYQKGNTIILVTHEEDIARHAHRIVKLRDGKIIHDEPNTPITSEEHMAHLSL encoded by the coding sequence ATGACCGATGCTCCCCTGATCCGGCTCACCGACATCACCAAGGTCTACCAGATGGGAGACATGGAAGTACGCGCCCTGGACGGTGTCTCCATGGAGATCCACCGCGGCGAGTATGTGGCCATCATGGGGCCCTCCGGTTCCGGCAAGTCCACCATGATGAATGTCATCGGCTGCCTGGACACGCCCACCACCGGCACCTATGAGCTGAACGGCAAGCTGGCCTCGGCCATGACGGACGACAACCTGGCCCAGATCCGCAACGAGGAGATCGGCTTCGTCTTCCAGACCTTCAACCTGCTGGCCCGCACCACCTCGTTGCAGAATGTGGAGCTGCCGCTGATCTACGCCGGCAAGACACCCGTCGAGCGGCACCAGATGGCCCTGAAGGCCTTGGAGAATGTCGGCCTGGGCACCCGCAGCGACCACATGCCCAACCAACTCTCCGGCGGTCAGCGCCAGCGCGTGGCCATCGCCCGGGCCCTGGTGAACAATCCCTCCATCCTCTTGGCCGACGAGCCGACGGGTGCCCTCGATTCCAAGACCAGCATCGAGATCATGGCCCTCTTCGAGGACCTGTACCAGAAAGGCAACACCATCATCCTCGTCACCCACGAGGAGGACATCGCCCGGCATGCCCACCGGATCGTGAAGCTGCGCGACGGCAAGATCATCCATGATGAGCCGAACACGCCCATCACCTCCGAAGAGCACATGGCCCACTTGAGCCTCTGA
- a CDS encoding dihydrolipoamide acetyltransferase family protein, with product MAFDVVMPQMGESIAEATVLKWHKKAGDVIAKDETLYEISTDKVDAEIPAPAAGTLLEILVEVNATVPVGTVVARIGAASEKPAGAAAPTASAPVAAPVSAAATAPLADEDDNSLEGRLRTKSSPLVREMAKQHGVDLARIQGTGQAGRVTKEDMEAHLAKGPTAVSPAPSSPATIAPVLPAVHDPSAPTLGISPALSVAPAPAMPAFAAGERVKVEPMSRMRKIIADNMVASRRTSAHAYTIFEIDMTHVAQLRNKHKKAFEAQFGTKLSFMPFVMMAACKALRAYPIANASVDGDNIVYKQDINLGIAVSLDWGLIVPVVKNADMMNLGGLARSLNDLAERARTKQLKPDEISGGTFTITNPGVYGDTFGLPIINQPQAAIQGVGAIVKRPVVITGPDGTDFIAIRQMMFSSLGFDHRIVDGATADLFMAFAKKELENSTFGLE from the coding sequence ATGGCCTTTGATGTCGTCATGCCCCAGATGGGCGAGAGCATTGCGGAAGCCACCGTATTGAAGTGGCACAAGAAGGCCGGTGATGTGATCGCCAAGGACGAGACGCTCTACGAGATCAGCACCGACAAGGTGGACGCGGAGATCCCCGCCCCCGCCGCCGGCACCCTGCTGGAGATCCTCGTGGAAGTCAACGCCACGGTTCCCGTGGGCACTGTGGTGGCCCGCATCGGCGCCGCCTCTGAGAAGCCCGCGGGCGCCGCCGCTCCAACTGCTTCCGCGCCCGTGGCTGCCCCGGTTTCTGCCGCCGCCACGGCGCCCCTGGCCGACGAAGATGACAACAGCCTCGAGGGCCGCCTCCGGACCAAGAGCAGCCCCCTCGTCCGCGAAATGGCCAAGCAGCATGGCGTGGATCTCGCCCGGATCCAGGGCACGGGCCAAGCCGGGCGCGTCACCAAGGAGGACATGGAAGCGCATCTGGCCAAGGGGCCCACAGCGGTCTCCCCGGCCCCCTCCTCACCCGCGACCATCGCGCCGGTCCTGCCCGCGGTTCACGATCCTTCCGCGCCCACGCTGGGCATCAGCCCCGCCCTCTCGGTGGCCCCCGCCCCCGCCATGCCGGCCTTCGCCGCGGGTGAGCGGGTGAAGGTCGAGCCCATGAGCCGCATGCGCAAGATCATCGCCGACAACATGGTGGCCAGCCGCCGCACCTCGGCCCACGCCTACACGATCTTCGAGATCGACATGACCCATGTGGCCCAGCTGCGCAACAAGCACAAGAAGGCCTTCGAGGCCCAGTTCGGCACGAAGCTCAGCTTCATGCCGTTCGTGATGATGGCGGCCTGCAAAGCGCTGCGCGCCTATCCCATCGCCAACGCCTCCGTGGACGGCGACAACATCGTCTACAAGCAGGACATCAACCTCGGCATCGCCGTGAGCCTGGACTGGGGCCTCATCGTCCCCGTGGTGAAGAACGCCGACATGATGAACCTGGGCGGCCTGGCCCGCAGCCTCAACGATCTGGCCGAGCGCGCCCGCACCAAGCAGCTCAAGCCCGATGAGATCAGCGGCGGCACCTTCACCATCACCAATCCGGGCGTCTACGGCGACACCTTCGGCCTGCCCATCATCAACCAGCCCCAGGCGGCCATCCAGGGGGTGGGCGCCATCGTGAAGCGCCCCGTGGTCATCACCGGCCCTGACGGCACCGACTTCATCGCCATCCGCCAGATGATGTTCAGCAGCCTCGGCTTCGACCACCGGATCGTCGACGGAGCCACCGCCGACCTGTTCATGGCCTTCGCCAAAAAGGAGCTGGAGAACTCCACCTTCGGGTTGGAATAG
- a CDS encoding replicative DNA helicase: MADWLPERLPEDIDAERSFLATCCAPGAGFAASEAVFTLAEEDFVHPAHRAVFRALRVLIEAQVEVNSLTLKDALDQDDSLNKVGGYPGLVELLAGEDVERPQVLADVIRRKAKLRRLVHLGAQLVRQAAEEDEPPEVLVDQTAQSLFHLAQGDAKARGLLSIQAVADDAMERLHERLEGRLSPGVRVGFTRFDELTQGFQPGNLIVLAARPGIGKTALALNWILRAAQERDGRPGHCGAFFSLEMSHEEVFMRLLAAKSQTNMKDLQAGRAAGKIDHVLQARDELVQMPLFICDQASITVPQIQNMIVKQGSQSNRRVEFAIIDYLQLLSSPEGSRGAKQNEAVRIGEISRGLKLMAKDFGIPVVVLSQLNREVEHRTGGRPQLSDLRDSGAIEQDADMVAFIHRKMIPSANEEPDPSAELIVAKHRNGPTAIIQLHFQGEYAMYREMVRETSSYA, encoded by the coding sequence ATGGCGGACTGGCTTCCGGAACGGCTTCCGGAGGATATTGATGCGGAGCGGTCGTTCCTGGCGACCTGCTGCGCGCCGGGGGCGGGCTTCGCCGCCAGCGAGGCCGTATTCACCCTGGCCGAGGAGGACTTCGTCCACCCCGCCCATCGGGCCGTGTTCCGGGCGCTGCGGGTCCTTATCGAGGCTCAGGTCGAGGTCAACTCCCTCACGCTGAAGGACGCCCTGGACCAGGACGACAGCCTGAACAAGGTGGGCGGCTATCCCGGCCTGGTGGAGCTGCTGGCCGGCGAGGATGTGGAACGGCCGCAGGTGCTGGCCGATGTCATCCGCCGCAAGGCCAAGCTGCGGCGCCTGGTGCACCTCGGCGCCCAGCTGGTGCGCCAAGCCGCCGAGGAGGACGAGCCGCCCGAAGTGCTGGTGGACCAGACGGCCCAGAGCCTCTTCCACCTGGCCCAGGGGGATGCCAAGGCGCGGGGGCTGCTGTCCATCCAGGCCGTGGCGGATGACGCCATGGAGCGCCTGCACGAGCGCCTGGAAGGGCGTCTCTCGCCTGGCGTCCGGGTGGGGTTCACCCGTTTCGACGAGCTGACCCAGGGATTCCAGCCCGGCAACCTCATCGTGCTCGCCGCCCGCCCGGGCATCGGCAAGACCGCCCTGGCCCTGAACTGGATCCTGCGGGCCGCGCAGGAACGCGACGGCCGCCCGGGGCACTGCGGAGCCTTCTTCAGCCTGGAGATGAGCCACGAGGAGGTCTTCATGCGCCTCCTGGCCGCCAAGAGCCAGACCAACATGAAGGATCTCCAGGCCGGCCGGGCGGCCGGAAAGATCGATCATGTGCTCCAGGCACGCGACGAGCTGGTCCAGATGCCCCTGTTCATCTGTGATCAGGCCTCCATCACCGTGCCGCAGATCCAGAACATGATTGTGAAGCAGGGCAGCCAGAGCAACCGCCGCGTGGAGTTCGCGATCATTGATTACCTGCAGTTGCTCAGCAGCCCCGAGGGCAGCCGCGGCGCCAAGCAGAACGAGGCCGTCCGCATCGGCGAGATCAGTCGAGGGCTCAAGCTCATGGCGAAGGATTTCGGCATTCCCGTGGTGGTGCTCTCCCAGCTGAACCGAGAGGTGGAACATCGCACTGGCGGCCGTCCCCAGCTCAGCGATCTCCGCGATTCAGGCGCCATCGAGCAGGATGCCGACATGGTGGCCTTCATCCACCGGAAGATGATCCCCTCGGCCAACGAGGAGCCGGATCCCTCCGCCGAGCTGATCGTCGCCAAGCACCGCAACGGCCCCACCGCCATCATCCAGCTGCACTTCCAGGGCGAGTACGCGATGTACCGGGAGATGGTCAGGGAGACTTCCTCCTACGCATGA
- the lpxA gene encoding acyl-ACP--UDP-N-acetylglucosamine O-acyltransferase, which produces MSAQIHPSSVVSPEARLGEGVVVGPFCVIEGNAIIGARTQLRSHVVIGPHTEIGEDNDIYPHATLGMGPQDLKFKGAPTRLRVGHRNVIREGCTLHRGTEGGGGLTTLADDNFLMTGAHIAHDCHVGHKNIFANSATLAGHVEVGDGCNIGAFSAVHQFCRVGDHAFMGGFTVATQDVLPFMKTAGARDTKSYGVNTIGLQRKGFSLEVVEGLKKAHRLLFHAGLLREEAMAQAEKEVGHIAEVAYLLKFIREAKRGVHRG; this is translated from the coding sequence ATGAGCGCTCAGATCCATCCGAGCAGCGTGGTGAGCCCGGAGGCCCGGCTGGGCGAGGGCGTGGTCGTGGGCCCCTTCTGCGTCATCGAAGGCAACGCCATCATCGGCGCGCGAACCCAGCTCCGCAGCCATGTGGTCATCGGCCCGCACACCGAGATCGGCGAGGACAACGACATCTATCCCCACGCCACGCTCGGCATGGGTCCCCAGGACCTGAAGTTCAAGGGCGCCCCCACGCGCCTGCGGGTGGGTCACCGGAATGTGATCCGCGAGGGCTGCACCCTGCACCGGGGCACCGAAGGAGGCGGCGGCCTGACCACCCTCGCCGATGACAACTTCCTGATGACCGGTGCGCACATCGCCCACGACTGCCATGTGGGCCACAAGAACATCTTCGCCAACTCCGCGACCCTGGCGGGTCATGTCGAGGTGGGCGACGGCTGCAACATCGGCGCCTTCTCCGCTGTCCACCAGTTCTGCCGCGTGGGCGATCACGCCTTCATGGGCGGCTTCACCGTGGCCACCCAGGATGTGCTGCCCTTCATGAAGACGGCGGGCGCCCGCGACACCAAGAGCTATGGCGTGAACACCATCGGCCTGCAGCGGAAGGGATTCTCCCTCGAGGTGGTGGAGGGCCTGAAGAAGGCCCACCGGCTGCTGTTCCACGCAGGCCTGCTTCGGGAAGAGGCCATGGCCCAGGCGGAGAAGGAAGTGGGCCACATCGCCGAGGTGGCCTATCTCCTGAAGTTCATTCGCGAGGCCAAGCGGGGCGTGCATCGTGGCTGA
- a CDS encoding thiolase family protein, translating into MRAPHDLLILAAGRLPQGRYGGSLAGLGAVGLGLTAMEGLLAQGPLPRPGNLIWGMARSHTQGMNPARTLVLKAGLPHDTPAFTINMACGSSLQALILAAQRLEGGARAPILAGGSEAMSDTPHLVPGLRWGFRMGHRQLPDVMHQDGLRCPVTGLLMGETIERLATKRGISRSEADAWATSSHHRAAAADTRTELLPHPNLDHDEAIRPDISVEALARLAPVFTPQGQVTAGNASTLSDGAAALLVARRDQADGALPLARILGWSEAGVDPLDMGEAPVPAVQRLLSARGLAVTDIDLWELNEAFSAQLLVCQRQLDIPQDRLNVAGGGVALGHPIGATGARIVVTLIHQLRARGGGLGVATLGIGGGLGLALLLEVER; encoded by the coding sequence GTGAGGGCACCCCATGACCTTCTGATCCTCGCTGCGGGTCGGCTGCCCCAGGGACGCTACGGCGGCAGCCTGGCGGGCCTGGGCGCCGTGGGGCTCGGCCTGACGGCCATGGAGGGCTTGTTGGCCCAGGGTCCCCTGCCCCGGCCCGGGAACCTGATCTGGGGCATGGCCCGCAGCCACACCCAGGGGATGAACCCCGCCCGCACCCTGGTCCTGAAGGCGGGTCTGCCCCACGACACACCGGCCTTCACGATCAACATGGCCTGCGGCTCCAGCCTCCAGGCCCTCATTCTCGCCGCCCAGCGCCTGGAGGGCGGGGCCCGAGCCCCCATCCTCGCGGGGGGAAGCGAGGCCATGTCCGACACGCCGCACCTCGTGCCGGGTCTGCGCTGGGGGTTCCGCATGGGCCACCGCCAGTTGCCCGATGTCATGCATCAGGATGGCCTGCGCTGTCCCGTCACCGGCCTGCTCATGGGCGAGACCATCGAGCGGCTGGCCACGAAGCGCGGCATCTCCAGATCCGAGGCCGATGCCTGGGCCACCAGCAGCCACCACCGCGCGGCGGCCGCGGACACCCGCACGGAACTCCTACCTCACCCCAACCTGGATCACGACGAAGCCATCCGGCCAGACATCTCGGTCGAAGCGCTGGCGCGGCTGGCGCCGGTCTTCACCCCCCAGGGCCAGGTCACCGCCGGAAACGCCTCCACCCTTTCGGACGGCGCCGCGGCCCTGCTTGTGGCCCGGCGGGACCAGGCGGACGGAGCCCTGCCCCTGGCGCGGATCCTGGGCTGGAGCGAGGCCGGAGTGGACCCTCTCGACATGGGTGAAGCACCCGTCCCAGCCGTCCAGCGGCTGCTCTCGGCCCGGGGGCTGGCCGTCACCGACATCGACCTCTGGGAGCTGAACGAGGCCTTCTCCGCCCAGCTCCTGGTCTGCCAGCGGCAGCTCGACATCCCCCAGGATCGCCTGAATGTGGCCGGTGGTGGCGTGGCCCTGGGACACCCCATCGGCGCCACCGGGGCCCGCATCGTCGTCACCCTGATCCACCAGCTGAGAGCCCGCGGCGGCGGCCTGGGCGTGGCGACTCTGGGCATCGGCGGCGGGCTGGGCCTGGCGTTGCTGCTCGAGGTGGAACGCTAG
- a CDS encoding AMP-binding protein produces MIAPLIRALGRPLLRLRYRIQFEGTGSLPEPGRPGILFLASHPTLVDPFLLATALHGRFSPILVAGRDHAASAPLRWLARLLGSRSLPDPADHGDRTRQILDRELTALAGHLASGGNLILFPGARLARQKVEDLSDNSTVASILQQAPGARVVVIRLRGLWGSRFSAASGRRPSIGLELLKGVGYLAANALFFMPKREVQVAFEEVRDLPLAEGRQAINRALEARLNAEAAPRLFVPYLVWKNHEPRILPEPPRPRVEGNPRAVPPQVRDAVRRHLQAVTGQADIQDSQHLVRDLGLDALGHRELELWLQRAYGYPCSDPASLQTVGDLLLAATGAAVSLRQGELKAVPHAWFHSPTDLPIDMPDGDTITEVFLKQARRNPGRVALADQLGGVKTYRDVLTAVMVLKPIFEGLEGSHVGLMLPASGGASILYLALLFAGKTPVLVNWTAGARSMGYGLDLVGVKQVVTVSTLVSRLDAQGVDLSAVKHRLLLLDEAGKKISLATKLAAAFRARFNWTSLQGAKPPETAAVLFTSGSESHPKAVPLTHGNILANIRDAAQALHFRQDERVMGCLPPFHAFGLTTTTILPLLLGLRVVYHPNPTEGRMLARIIEAYHATLLVGTPTFLGGIIRVAEDRHLESLRIVVSGAEKCSEQIYATLARRWPKTTVLEGYGITECSPVVSVNREDDPRNGSIGKPLVSVEWAIVDLETGRRAEPGQPGMLLVRGPSIFSGYLNPDVESPFESFEGRDWYRTGDLVRQDRGVLVFAGRLKRFVKLGGEMVSLPAIEEALSQRFLGDDETEPLLAVEAGVEELNPDLVLFSVAGIARDEANAAIRAAGLSSLHNIRAVRQIDQIPTLGTGKTDYRALKALLAEAEA; encoded by the coding sequence ATGATCGCCCCCTTGATCCGAGCCCTGGGTCGGCCGCTGTTGCGGCTGCGCTATCGAATCCAGTTCGAAGGGACGGGGTCCCTTCCTGAACCCGGGAGGCCGGGCATCCTGTTCCTGGCCTCCCATCCGACCCTGGTGGATCCCTTTCTGCTCGCGACGGCCCTCCATGGCCGTTTCTCGCCGATCCTGGTGGCGGGCCGCGACCATGCGGCCTCGGCTCCCCTGCGTTGGCTGGCCCGGTTGCTGGGTTCCCGCTCCCTGCCGGACCCTGCGGACCACGGGGACCGGACCCGCCAGATTCTGGACCGGGAGCTGACCGCCCTGGCCGGGCACCTGGCCTCGGGCGGCAACCTCATCCTGTTCCCCGGGGCCCGCCTGGCCCGCCAGAAGGTGGAGGACCTCTCCGACAACAGCACGGTGGCGTCGATTCTCCAGCAGGCTCCAGGGGCCCGGGTGGTGGTGATCCGCTTGCGGGGACTCTGGGGCAGCCGGTTTAGTGCAGCCTCGGGTCGGCGCCCTTCCATCGGTCTGGAACTGCTGAAGGGGGTGGGGTACCTCGCAGCGAATGCGCTGTTCTTCATGCCCAAGCGGGAAGTCCAGGTGGCCTTCGAGGAGGTCCGCGACCTGCCGCTGGCCGAGGGAAGGCAGGCCATCAATCGCGCCCTGGAGGCCCGGCTGAATGCCGAGGCCGCGCCGCGGCTCTTCGTGCCCTACCTGGTGTGGAAGAACCACGAACCCCGCATCCTCCCCGAGCCCCCCCGGCCCCGAGTGGAGGGGAATCCCCGCGCCGTGCCCCCCCAGGTGCGCGATGCGGTGCGTCGCCACCTCCAGGCCGTCACGGGCCAGGCCGACATTCAGGACTCCCAGCACCTGGTGCGGGACCTGGGCCTCGACGCCCTGGGCCACCGGGAGCTGGAGCTTTGGCTCCAGCGCGCCTATGGCTATCCCTGCAGCGATCCCGCCTCGCTCCAGACTGTGGGGGATCTCCTGTTGGCCGCCACCGGAGCTGCGGTGTCGCTGCGCCAGGGCGAGCTCAAGGCCGTACCCCACGCCTGGTTCCACTCCCCCACGGACCTTCCCATCGACATGCCGGATGGCGACACCATCACCGAGGTGTTCCTGAAGCAGGCCCGTCGCAATCCGGGCCGCGTGGCGCTGGCGGATCAGCTGGGCGGGGTCAAGACCTACCGGGATGTCCTCACGGCCGTCATGGTCCTCAAGCCCATCTTCGAAGGCCTGGAGGGCAGCCATGTGGGTCTCATGCTGCCGGCCTCTGGAGGCGCCAGCATCCTGTATCTGGCCCTCCTCTTCGCGGGCAAGACCCCTGTGCTGGTGAACTGGACGGCCGGGGCCCGGAGCATGGGGTACGGCCTGGATCTCGTGGGGGTCAAGCAGGTGGTCACCGTCTCCACGCTGGTCAGTCGCCTGGATGCCCAGGGCGTGGACCTCTCGGCGGTGAAACACCGGTTGCTGCTGCTCGACGAAGCCGGGAAGAAGATCTCCCTGGCCACGAAGCTGGCTGCGGCTTTCCGCGCCCGCTTCAACTGGACTTCCCTGCAGGGGGCCAAGCCCCCGGAAACCGCGGCCGTGCTGTTCACCAGCGGCAGCGAAAGCCATCCCAAGGCCGTGCCGCTCACCCACGGGAACATCCTGGCGAACATTCGGGATGCCGCGCAGGCCCTCCATTTCCGCCAGGACGAACGGGTGATGGGCTGCCTGCCGCCCTTTCATGCCTTCGGGCTCACCACCACCACCATCCTTCCGCTGCTGCTGGGCCTGCGCGTGGTCTACCACCCCAACCCCACCGAGGGGCGGATGCTGGCCCGCATCATCGAGGCCTACCACGCCACGCTGCTGGTGGGGACGCCCACCTTCCTCGGGGGCATCATCCGCGTGGCGGAGGACCGGCACCTGGAATCCCTGCGGATCGTGGTCTCAGGGGCCGAGAAATGCTCTGAGCAGATCTACGCGACCCTGGCGCGCCGCTGGCCGAAGACCACGGTCCTCGAGGGCTACGGCATCACCGAATGTTCGCCTGTGGTGTCGGTGAACCGGGAGGACGATCCGCGGAACGGCAGCATCGGCAAGCCGCTGGTCTCTGTCGAGTGGGCCATCGTGGACCTGGAGACGGGCCGCCGGGCCGAGCCGGGGCAACCGGGCATGCTGCTGGTGCGCGGCCCCAGCATCTTCTCCGGATACCTGAACCCCGATGTGGAGTCACCTTTCGAAAGCTTCGAGGGCCGCGACTGGTACCGGACGGGGGATCTGGTCCGCCAGGATCGCGGCGTCCTGGTCTTCGCGGGGCGCCTCAAGCGATTCGTCAAGCTCGGCGGCGAGATGGTCTCCCTGCCGGCCATTGAAGAGGCCCTTTCGCAGCGCTTCCTGGGCGACGACGAAACCGAGCCGCTCCTCGCGGTGGAAGCCGGGGTGGAGGAACTCAACCCCGATCTGGTCCTCTTCTCGGTCGCCGGGATCGCCCGCGACGAGGCCAACGCGGCCATCCGGGCCGCGGGCCTTTCGTCGCTGCACAACATCCGCGCCGTCCGCCAGATCGACCAGATCCCGACCCTCGGTACCGGCAAGACCGATTACCGGGCGCTGAAGGCCCTGCTGGCCGAGGCCGAAGCCTAG
- a CDS encoding carbonic anhydrase — translation MQKLVQGIHQFQTQIFSSHKELFERLDKDQAPETLFITCSDSRISPNLITQTQPGELFILRNVGNLVPPYEHMGGMSAGIEFAVTVLQVKDIIVCGHSNCGAMKALLEPDQLGELPATKAWLAHARKTEQIMWQSYGHLEGNQLLHATVEENALVQLENLRTHPSVAKAMASGMLHLHAWVYKIETGEVFAFDPERGQYTSVTGTAGLEPLAPEHRATDLSI, via the coding sequence ATGCAGAAGCTCGTCCAAGGCATCCACCAGTTCCAGACCCAGATCTTCAGTTCCCACAAGGAGCTCTTCGAGCGGCTGGACAAGGACCAGGCGCCCGAAACGCTCTTCATCACCTGCTCGGACTCGCGCATCAGCCCGAACCTGATCACGCAGACCCAGCCAGGCGAGCTGTTCATCCTGCGCAATGTGGGCAACCTCGTGCCCCCGTACGAACACATGGGCGGGATGAGCGCGGGCATCGAATTCGCCGTCACCGTGCTGCAGGTGAAGGACATCATCGTGTGCGGCCACTCCAACTGCGGCGCCATGAAGGCCCTGCTGGAGCCGGACCAGCTGGGCGAGCTGCCGGCCACCAAGGCCTGGCTGGCCCACGCCCGGAAGACGGAGCAAATCATGTGGCAGAGCTACGGCCACCTCGAAGGGAACCAGCTCCTCCACGCCACGGTCGAGGAGAACGCGCTCGTCCAGCTGGAAAACCTCCGCACGCACCCCTCCGTGGCCAAGGCCATGGCCAGCGGGATGCTGCACCTCCACGCGTGGGTCTACAAGATCGAGACCGGCGAGGTCTTCGCCTTCGATCCGGAACGGGGTCAATACACCTCTGTCACGGGCACCGCGGGCCTGGAGCCCCTGGCCCCGGAACACCGCGCCACAGACCTGTCGATCTAG
- the fabZ gene encoding 3-hydroxyacyl-ACP dehydratase FabZ, which translates to MPEHEPRTIDLQGIMDLLPHRYPMLLVDRILDFEPKQWIKGLKNISFNEGVLQGHFPSRPVYPGVYIVEAMAQTGGCLLMREFEDRARKVIYFMGIDAVKFRKPVLPGDQMVMEVKVIQFKGRICKMRGEAFVDGQKVAEAEFMSMLMDLAEGEGK; encoded by the coding sequence ATGCCCGAACACGAACCGCGCACCATCGATCTGCAGGGGATCATGGACCTGCTGCCCCACCGCTACCCGATGCTGCTGGTGGACCGGATTCTCGACTTCGAGCCCAAGCAGTGGATCAAGGGGCTGAAGAACATCAGCTTCAACGAGGGGGTCCTCCAGGGGCACTTTCCCAGCCGGCCGGTCTATCCGGGCGTCTACATCGTGGAGGCCATGGCCCAGACCGGCGGCTGCCTGCTCATGCGTGAGTTCGAGGACCGGGCCCGGAAGGTGATCTATTTCATGGGCATCGATGCGGTGAAGTTCCGCAAGCCGGTACTCCCCGGCGACCAGATGGTCATGGAAGTGAAGGTGATCCAATTCAAGGGTCGCATCTGCAAAATGCGGGGCGAGGCCTTCGTGGACGGCCAGAAGGTGGCCGAGGCTGAATTCATGTCCATGCTGATGGACTTGGCTGAAGGGGAAGGTAAATGA